In Micromonospora sp. WMMD980, the following are encoded in one genomic region:
- a CDS encoding YbaB/EbfC family nucleoid-associated protein has translation MWADEAALDAAGRRLDEWESGLAMQAARAKALSARTQALTGSARSDDGLVEVTVDAAGLLADLRLDERTRKHSAAHTARQVVATTRAACADLLRRLTEATAETLGADDPAARAIVESHRRRLDPDQGPPDARR, from the coding sequence ATGTGGGCGGACGAGGCCGCACTGGACGCGGCGGGTCGCCGCCTCGACGAGTGGGAGTCGGGCCTCGCCATGCAGGCCGCGCGGGCGAAAGCCCTTTCCGCGCGCACGCAGGCGCTGACCGGCTCCGCCCGCAGTGACGACGGCCTGGTCGAGGTGACAGTGGACGCCGCCGGGCTGCTGGCCGACCTGCGGCTCGACGAACGCACCCGGAAGCACTCCGCCGCACACACCGCCCGGCAGGTTGTGGCCACCACCCGGGCCGCGTGCGCCGACCTGCTGCGCCGGCTCACCGAGGCGACCGCCGAGACGCTCGGTGCGGACGACCCGGCCGCACGGGCCATCGTCGAGTCCCACCGGCGGCGGCTCGACCCCGACCAGGGCCCGCCGGATGCCCGGCGGTGA
- a CDS encoding type VII secretion target, which produces MPGGEVLQVDPDDLTVHAAHLDRCADSIDTARQAGQDVRLGHDAYGQLRQIVPLLLDGLQRTLVDGVATAATAVRDTAGKVRTSAERYHASDTHAAHLLDQVRNRR; this is translated from the coding sequence ATGCCCGGCGGTGAGGTCCTCCAGGTCGACCCGGACGACCTGACCGTCCACGCCGCCCACCTGGATCGCTGCGCCGACAGCATCGACACCGCCCGCCAGGCCGGCCAGGACGTCCGGCTCGGCCACGACGCGTACGGGCAGCTCCGCCAGATCGTGCCGCTGCTCCTCGACGGCCTCCAGCGCACCCTGGTCGACGGCGTGGCCACGGCGGCCACGGCGGTCCGGGACACCGCCGGCAAGGTCCGCACCAGCGCCGAGCGCTACCACGCCTCCGACACCCACGCCGCGCACCTGCTCGACCAGGTGCGGAACCGCCGGTGA
- a CDS encoding WXG100 family type VII secretion target produces MTTNPLVAGAADTGPSAWAGIWICEDIELIAHGVRTGSWIDGSLGVVSAGLDALAIGSDPVSALLQYGIAWLIEHVKPLSEALDWLAGDPAEITAHAQTWRNVAASLREDAADLAHAVRTEVAGWTGTAGMGYRLWAHEQQQAITGLAQGAEALAAITEGAAGLVAAVRLLVRDAVAACVARLIVYATELVASAGLATPLVVEQVTTTVASWGARIARLLRGLLTSLRRLMPEVRRLGELIEKLKQALSRLRRAEPDPGDLNRVRGRGRGPRMPMNMESVQRIAAKYGIEVSGIQFNVNNRMSGVCGVTRPDQSVMLCREAFRSEEDLARTLEHERFHVSELREGHPYPRDHEEAAAFEDRAYAHEEQWWRNQSVRPEEVD; encoded by the coding sequence GTGACCACCAACCCGCTGGTCGCCGGCGCGGCGGACACCGGGCCCAGCGCCTGGGCGGGCATCTGGATCTGCGAGGACATCGAACTCATCGCCCACGGCGTCCGCACCGGCAGCTGGATCGACGGCAGCCTCGGCGTGGTCAGCGCCGGCCTGGACGCCCTCGCGATCGGGTCCGACCCGGTCAGCGCGCTGCTGCAGTACGGCATCGCCTGGCTCATCGAGCACGTCAAGCCGCTCAGCGAGGCCCTCGACTGGCTCGCCGGCGACCCCGCCGAGATCACCGCGCACGCCCAGACCTGGCGCAACGTGGCGGCTTCGCTGCGCGAGGACGCCGCCGACCTGGCCCACGCGGTCCGCACCGAGGTCGCCGGCTGGACCGGCACCGCCGGCATGGGATACCGGCTCTGGGCCCACGAGCAGCAGCAGGCCATCACCGGGCTGGCGCAGGGCGCCGAGGCGCTGGCCGCGATCACCGAGGGCGCCGCCGGCCTGGTCGCCGCCGTCCGGCTGCTGGTCCGCGACGCCGTCGCCGCCTGCGTCGCCCGCCTGATCGTGTACGCCACGGAACTGGTTGCCAGCGCCGGGCTGGCCACGCCGCTGGTGGTGGAACAGGTCACCACGACGGTGGCGTCGTGGGGGGCGCGGATCGCGCGGTTGTTGCGGGGGTTGTTGACGAGTCTGCGGCGGCTGATGCCGGAGGTGCGGCGGCTCGGCGAGCTGATCGAGAAGCTGAAGCAGGCATTGAGCCGGTTGCGCCGAGCCGAACCTGATCCTGGCGATCTCAACCGGGTGCGGGGAAGAGGACGTGGACCTCGAATGCCGATGAACATGGAATCGGTGCAACGGATCGCGGCCAAGTACGGTATCGAGGTGTCCGGCATCCAGTTCAATGTCAACAACCGGATGTCCGGGGTGTGCGGGGTGACCAGGCCAGATCAGTCGGTCATGCTGTGCCGAGAAGCCTTCCGCAGCGAGGAGGATCTCGCAAGAACATTGGAACACGAACGGTTTCACGTGTCAGAACTCCGGGAGGGACACCCGTATCCCAGAGATCACGAAGAAGCCGCCGCATTCGAGGATCGCGCCTACGCCCATGAGGAACAGTGGTGGCGAAATCAGTCGGTCAGACCCGAGGAAGTGGATTGA
- a CDS encoding protein kinase: MDAGDVIRWRPGETVLDTFRIDEVVETGGMGFVYRARHLGWNVDLAVKTPRPDLATASGILDLLAQEAQAWTDLDPHPNVVGCAYVRRVGAYPVIFSEWVAGGDLTAAVRAGRCRDLPAALDVAIQTLRGIGHAHAAGLVHQDIKPSNIMYDGETARVTDFGTAKAKAHVPQDPQGSAQTAYATLGGFTPQYCSPEQVDPDGRIGRASDLWSWALTVIELLHGRRLWEWGHDGADALAALRADLPAALRDLLTGCLARDPRSRIDDTAEVEAVLTAVYADRTGSPYPRSRQVPPSLKADGLSNKALSLWDLGEQRRAIELFDQAKAIDPHNVRAVYNHGLTRWADGLVTDETLLSELRATGDSWEADHLAAMVHLERGDGVLAARHLAEADRKHPGSPEITAARERCAQLTPRGTLETFGQFPGEVVAMACDDDATHVVVAEASGRVRIWDALAGRVVGELADSGRTPVDVAIDHAGSRVLVCYQDTVVERWRLTDGTAEIDGRLGGGTAVALSPEGGFAAVGTADGRVLVFRTETWEPVADIQPHEGRVTRVILARDAEVCVSASLGGTDADRRVEQWWPLRRTRMRGLQMPSDGMGDDDRRIALATDGSMVLRLGVRSMMTVDMRVWDEPRRWEVPWLLGYDVLGVSGRAGWALLDPGTGDLQVLELAIRRCVRTFPKDWKRGSHRDATAFSGDCGYAVIAERDGYRGRTSLSRLPMPLPGHLAPWAYAPPRPVGALASEERAFDQVMARIEGMISAGEGQRATDAVREARTIPGFARHPRLRRAAREAGRDRRRTGLAGIWVEQELSDVMLAHGAFDVSDNGRLFAFPANIDEVEIFDLETLEKAGSVVEKRNPARSLHFARAGRDLVIGYADGSVACHDTATFEPRLKVAGALPRDEGETTLDISGDLLTVGFGYGLATVWSLADAALRREDPHRCRDDPRRHG, encoded by the coding sequence GTGGACGCGGGGGACGTGATCCGGTGGCGGCCGGGGGAGACCGTCCTCGACACGTTCCGCATCGACGAGGTGGTCGAGACCGGTGGCATGGGCTTCGTCTACCGCGCCCGTCACCTCGGGTGGAACGTCGACCTCGCCGTGAAGACGCCGCGACCCGACCTGGCCACCGCGTCCGGCATCCTTGACCTGCTGGCCCAGGAGGCGCAGGCCTGGACCGATCTCGATCCCCATCCGAACGTAGTCGGCTGCGCCTACGTGCGGCGCGTCGGCGCGTACCCGGTGATCTTCTCCGAATGGGTCGCCGGCGGCGACCTGACCGCGGCGGTGCGGGCGGGTCGCTGTCGCGACCTCCCGGCGGCGCTCGACGTCGCGATCCAGACGCTGCGCGGAATCGGGCACGCCCACGCCGCGGGCCTGGTGCATCAGGACATCAAACCCTCGAACATCATGTACGACGGCGAGACCGCCCGGGTGACCGACTTCGGCACGGCCAAGGCGAAGGCGCACGTTCCGCAGGATCCGCAGGGATCCGCCCAGACCGCGTACGCGACGCTCGGCGGGTTCACGCCGCAGTACTGCTCCCCGGAGCAGGTCGATCCGGACGGCCGGATCGGTCGGGCCAGCGACCTGTGGTCCTGGGCGCTGACCGTGATCGAACTGCTGCACGGGCGTCGGCTCTGGGAGTGGGGCCACGACGGCGCGGACGCGCTGGCGGCGCTGCGTGCCGATCTTCCGGCGGCGCTGCGTGACCTGCTGACGGGCTGCCTCGCGCGCGACCCCCGGTCGCGGATCGACGACACCGCCGAGGTGGAGGCCGTCCTCACCGCCGTGTACGCGGACCGCACGGGCAGCCCCTACCCGCGCTCCCGCCAGGTCCCGCCGTCGCTGAAGGCCGACGGACTGTCCAACAAGGCGCTGTCGCTGTGGGACCTCGGCGAGCAGCGCCGGGCGATCGAGTTGTTCGATCAGGCGAAGGCGATCGATCCGCACAACGTCCGCGCGGTCTACAACCACGGGCTCACCCGGTGGGCCGACGGGCTCGTCACCGACGAGACCCTGCTGTCGGAGTTGCGTGCCACCGGCGACTCGTGGGAGGCCGACCATCTCGCCGCGATGGTCCACCTGGAACGCGGCGACGGCGTCCTCGCCGCGAGGCACCTGGCCGAGGCGGACCGGAAGCATCCCGGCTCACCCGAGATCACCGCTGCCCGCGAGCGCTGCGCCCAACTGACGCCGAGAGGCACGCTCGAGACGTTCGGGCAGTTCCCCGGCGAGGTCGTGGCGATGGCCTGCGATGACGACGCGACGCATGTGGTGGTGGCCGAGGCGTCGGGCCGGGTGCGGATCTGGGATGCCCTCGCCGGCCGGGTGGTCGGCGAACTCGCCGATTCCGGTCGGACACCCGTCGACGTCGCGATCGACCACGCCGGTTCGCGGGTCCTCGTCTGCTACCAGGACACCGTGGTCGAGCGGTGGCGCCTCACCGACGGCACCGCCGAGATCGACGGCCGGCTGGGCGGCGGAACAGCCGTGGCGCTCAGTCCGGAGGGCGGCTTCGCGGCCGTGGGCACGGCCGACGGTCGCGTCCTCGTCTTCCGCACCGAGACGTGGGAGCCGGTCGCCGACATCCAACCCCACGAAGGTCGGGTCACCCGGGTGATCCTCGCCCGGGACGCCGAGGTGTGCGTCTCCGCCTCACTGGGCGGCACCGACGCCGATCGCCGGGTGGAGCAGTGGTGGCCCCTGCGGCGTACGCGGATGCGCGGCCTGCAGATGCCGTCCGACGGGATGGGCGATGACGACCGGAGGATCGCCCTGGCGACGGACGGGTCGATGGTCCTGCGGCTCGGCGTCCGGTCCATGATGACGGTGGACATGCGGGTCTGGGACGAGCCGCGCCGGTGGGAGGTTCCCTGGCTCCTCGGATACGACGTACTCGGCGTCTCGGGCCGGGCCGGCTGGGCCCTGCTCGACCCCGGGACCGGCGACCTCCAGGTCCTGGAGTTGGCCATCCGCCGCTGCGTCCGTACCTTCCCGAAGGACTGGAAGCGCGGGTCGCATCGCGACGCGACCGCGTTCAGCGGCGACTGCGGATACGCCGTCATCGCCGAACGCGACGGCTACCGCGGCCGGACCTCGCTGTCGCGCCTGCCGATGCCGCTGCCCGGGCATCTCGCCCCCTGGGCGTACGCGCCGCCTCGCCCGGTCGGCGCCCTCGCCTCCGAGGAGCGAGCGTTCGACCAGGTCATGGCGCGCATCGAAGGGATGATCTCGGCCGGGGAGGGGCAGCGCGCCACCGACGCCGTCCGCGAGGCCAGGACCATTCCCGGCTTCGCGCGCCATCCGCGGCTGCGGCGGGCCGCCCGGGAGGCGGGCCGCGACCGGCGACGCACCGGACTGGCCGGCATCTGGGTGGAGCAGGAGTTGTCCGACGTGATGCTCGCCCACGGGGCCTTCGACGTCAGCGACAACGGGCGACTGTTCGCCTTTCCCGCGAACATCGACGAGGTGGAGATCTTCGACCTGGAGACGCTGGAGAAGGCGGGCTCGGTGGTCGAGAAGCGGAACCCCGCCCGCAGCCTGCACTTCGCCCGGGCCGGGCGCGACCTGGTCATCGGCTACGCGGACGGGTCCGTCGCGTGCCACGACACCGCGACGTTCGAGCCGCGTCTCAAGGTCGCCGGCGCCCTGCCCCGCGACGAGGGGGAGACGACGCTCGACATCTCCGGTGATCTGCTGACGGTCGGGTTCGGATACGGGCTGGCGACGGTGTGGTCGTTGGCGGATGCGGCCCTGCGTCGCGAAGATCCGCACCGGTGCCGGGACGATCCACGGCGTCACGGCTGA
- a CDS encoding SAVMC3_10250 family protein — MTLKYYLYLSHLKLGLLAAQVTPAAQHETELAVDLKVLRYSRKAVRPERHDLDKLEKVIRHLQDADQIGTAFEPGPYFQACLPMRWQVFPTAGIVVFAGTLDDQVIVLGGSASHVIGGGDAEPRGSVPPYLFRKLQELHPEPGEFDDERLHEALAQIGDGLPGPTQPVEFVAKRLAEKSGPNGALLGSPIYVALAD; from the coding sequence TTGACCCTCAAGTACTACCTCTACCTGTCGCACCTCAAGCTCGGGCTCCTCGCGGCGCAGGTCACCCCCGCCGCGCAGCACGAGACCGAGCTGGCCGTGGATCTGAAGGTCCTCCGCTACAGCCGCAAGGCGGTCCGGCCGGAGCGCCACGACCTCGACAAGCTGGAGAAGGTGATCCGGCACCTCCAGGACGCCGACCAGATCGGCACCGCGTTCGAGCCGGGCCCCTACTTCCAGGCCTGCCTGCCGATGCGCTGGCAGGTGTTCCCCACCGCCGGCATCGTGGTCTTCGCGGGGACGCTCGACGACCAGGTCATCGTGCTGGGCGGGTCGGCGTCGCACGTGATCGGCGGCGGCGACGCCGAACCGCGCGGCTCGGTGCCGCCATACCTGTTCCGCAAGCTTCAGGAACTGCACCCGGAGCCGGGCGAGTTCGACGACGAGCGCCTTCACGAGGCGCTGGCACAGATCGGGGACGGGCTCCCCGGGCCGACGCAACCGGTCGAGTTCGTCGCCAAGCGGCTGGCCGAGAAGTCGGGACCGAACGGCGCGTTGCTGGGCAGCCCGATCTACGTGGCGCTCGCCGACTAG
- a CDS encoding helix-turn-helix transcriptional regulator, with amino-acid sequence MAEDIGSTVPRRQLGRLLRQYRTEAGVTLDAAAEALEYSRQKIWRIECGMGAVRVLDVKAMCELYGVSDELADAMKGLAAETKSKGWWHAYGDAVPSWFELYVGLESAAASLRQYQETVIPGLLQTHEYIRALARIDQPAATDEEREHAVQVRLQRQNLLSRRLPQPPTLDVILSEAVLRRRVGGLGVMTGQLAGLLEASEKSNVSVRVVPLSAGPHLGAVAGSFVILDFPAAKGGRAAPEPSVVYCESLTGALYLDKPTGLRAYEEAFANVAQLAQSQAESRDTIKRIIGELRHD; translated from the coding sequence ATGGCGGAAGACATCGGATCGACCGTGCCGCGCCGGCAGCTCGGCCGGCTGCTGCGCCAATACCGCACCGAGGCCGGCGTCACGCTCGACGCCGCCGCCGAGGCGCTCGAATACAGCCGGCAGAAGATCTGGCGCATCGAGTGCGGCATGGGCGCCGTCCGGGTGCTCGACGTCAAGGCGATGTGCGAGCTGTACGGGGTGTCCGACGAACTGGCCGACGCGATGAAGGGGCTGGCCGCCGAGACGAAGTCGAAGGGTTGGTGGCACGCGTACGGGGACGCGGTGCCGAGCTGGTTCGAGCTGTACGTCGGCCTGGAATCCGCCGCCGCCAGCCTGCGTCAATATCAGGAGACGGTCATTCCCGGGCTCCTGCAAACCCACGAATACATCCGCGCGCTGGCCCGCATCGACCAACCGGCGGCGACCGACGAGGAGCGCGAGCATGCCGTCCAGGTGCGCCTGCAACGGCAGAACCTGCTGAGCCGCCGTCTACCACAACCGCCCACCCTGGACGTGATCCTCTCCGAAGCCGTGCTCCGGCGGCGGGTCGGCGGGCTGGGCGTCATGACCGGACAACTCGCCGGCCTTCTCGAAGCGTCCGAGAAGTCGAACGTCTCCGTCCGCGTGGTGCCGCTGTCGGCCGGGCCGCACCTCGGCGCGGTCGCCGGGTCCTTCGTCATCCTCGACTTCCCCGCCGCCAAAGGCGGCCGAGCCGCGCCGGAACCGTCGGTCGTCTACTGCGAGTCGCTGACCGGTGCGCTCTACCTCGACAAGCCGACAGGGCTAAGGGCTTACGAGGAGGCGTTCGCGAACGTGGCTCAACTCGCGCAGAGTCAGGCAGAATCAAGGGACACGATCAAGCGGATCATCGGGGAGCTGCGCCATGACTGA
- a CDS encoding DUF397 domain-containing protein, which produces MTDLTGAAWRKSTRSGGNGGECVEVATNLPGLVAVRDSKDPEGPALTFTPQTWTAFLSGPVRGERR; this is translated from the coding sequence ATGACTGACCTGACCGGCGCCGCTTGGCGCAAGAGCACCCGCAGCGGCGGCAACGGTGGCGAGTGTGTCGAGGTCGCCACCAACCTGCCCGGCCTCGTCGCCGTCCGCGATTCGAAGGATCCCGAGGGACCCGCCCTCACCTTCACCCCGCAGACCTGGACCGCCTTCCTCAGCGGCCCGGTGCGCGGCGAGCGTCGCTGA
- a CDS encoding NUDIX domain-containing protein, translating to MTDRPPYLVERNPGYVEYQLPVSVKLVVDHHGRVPLLKNERDEWELPGGKLEVGETPEDGVCREVAEELGLTVTGVDIIDAWVYEITPQRHVFIVSFGAVYAGDEELVYSAEHKELGVFEYDEVPGLHMPQPYKRTIARWRERVASAS from the coding sequence ATGACCGATCGTCCGCCGTACCTCGTCGAACGCAACCCCGGGTACGTCGAATACCAGCTTCCCGTCTCCGTGAAGCTGGTCGTCGACCACCACGGCCGGGTGCCCCTGCTGAAGAACGAGCGCGACGAGTGGGAGCTGCCCGGCGGCAAGCTGGAGGTCGGCGAGACGCCCGAGGACGGGGTGTGCCGTGAGGTCGCCGAGGAACTCGGCCTCACCGTCACCGGCGTCGACATCATCGACGCGTGGGTCTACGAGATCACACCACAGCGGCACGTCTTCATCGTGAGCTTCGGGGCCGTGTACGCGGGCGACGAAGAACTCGTCTACTCCGCGGAGCACAAGGAGTTGGGCGTGTTCGAGTATGACGAGGTGCCCGGCCTGCACATGCCTCAGCCGTACAAGCGGACCATCGCCCGGTGGCGTGAACGCGTGGCCTCGGCGTCGTGA
- a CDS encoding TauD/TfdA family dioxygenase, whose protein sequence is MRLLRVESLAKVGPDQVPSAIGRDGVILIRNSTADEVAAFLRGWTEPVDHPHQSVGGLTVITPHHRIERAESEAGFTRSALHPHTDRSVQAEPPSVLAALMTSPSRSGGVTTLVDGARVLTRLRHHFDDSTLVELRLRPADGSVERPVIEVAASLTRLRYRDDQVAAPRGRPDVLKRLRRLIIEETLTLELAAGEGYLVHNHRFLHGRTAFTGGRRLVRFLARFTPDHPYAWLNRGFSIASS, encoded by the coding sequence GTGCGGCTGCTGAGAGTGGAGTCCCTTGCGAAGGTGGGCCCTGACCAGGTGCCGAGCGCTATCGGCCGTGACGGCGTTATCCTGATCCGCAACTCGACTGCCGACGAAGTCGCTGCTTTTCTGCGCGGGTGGACGGAACCGGTCGACCACCCGCACCAGTCGGTCGGAGGTCTGACGGTCATCACGCCGCATCACCGCATCGAGCGTGCGGAGTCCGAGGCCGGGTTCACCCGGTCGGCTCTGCACCCGCACACCGACCGCAGCGTGCAAGCGGAGCCCCCGAGCGTGCTCGCCGCGCTGATGACCTCACCGTCCCGATCAGGCGGGGTGACGACCCTGGTCGACGGCGCCCGCGTGCTGACACGGTTACGCCACCACTTCGACGACAGCACGCTGGTGGAGCTGCGACTGAGGCCGGCTGACGGTTCGGTCGAGCGTCCGGTCATCGAGGTGGCAGCGAGCCTCACCCGCCTCCGATACCGCGACGACCAGGTAGCGGCCCCGCGCGGAAGACCGGACGTGCTGAAGCGGTTGCGTCGCCTGATCATCGAAGAGACGCTCACTCTGGAGCTTGCCGCCGGCGAGGGTTACCTCGTCCACAACCACCGTTTCCTGCATGGCCGGACGGCCTTCACCGGTGGCCGTCGCCTGGTGCGGTTCCTCGCCCGGTTCACACCCGACCATCCGTACGCCTGGCTGAACAGGGGGTTCTCGATTGCGAGTTCCTAG
- a CDS encoding nucleotide pyrophosphohydrolase, producing the protein MDDLTARVRAIAEERDWQQFHTPKNLAMALAGEVGELVAEFQWLTPEQAGVVMDDAEAGARVRTEIGDVMIYLTRLADVLGIDLREAALAKLAEVAVRYPAEEVKGSASKR; encoded by the coding sequence GTGGACGACCTGACGGCCCGCGTACGGGCGATCGCCGAGGAACGTGACTGGCAGCAGTTCCACACTCCGAAGAACCTCGCCATGGCTCTCGCCGGCGAGGTCGGTGAGCTGGTCGCCGAGTTCCAGTGGCTGACGCCTGAGCAGGCTGGCGTGGTGATGGACGACGCCGAGGCGGGCGCGCGGGTCCGGACGGAGATCGGCGACGTCATGATCTACCTGACCCGCCTGGCGGATGTCCTCGGCATCGACCTGAGGGAGGCCGCCCTCGCCAAGTTGGCCGAGGTCGCGGTCCGCTATCCCGCCGAAGAAGTCAAGGGCTCCGCGAGCAAGCGATAG
- a CDS encoding DUF2075 domain-containing protein: protein MSAFRTSADGLLRYRNRGDLADRIAERIGHNVGAAERRSWDRSLAVLGQDLVDAGLGQVEVLVEYQLPLTSKRIDVVLAGTHPRVGGDSYVVVELKQWSRVESYEGSARLVLVEHASGPRLHPGVQVEDYCEYLTDFLGVLSHGRSPIAGVAYLHNAVDRDVADLYEREPTELSRIFTGQRRGQFLDHLRSHLAPASGAAAADRFLTSSVRPSRHLLSYAAAELKERTHFTLLDEQRLAYELVLHAVERARSADRKSVVVVSGGPGSGKSVIALSVLGELARQQRAVMHTTGSRSFTQTLRRYAGKGSTRLRNLFGYFNSFMAAERNGLDVLICDEAHRIRETSVNRFTPRATRDRARPQIDELIAAARVPVFLLDEHQVVKPGELGNVEVISAHAKKLDLDVELVSLHDQFRCGGSDAYEGWVLDLLGLDGGEPSVWAGDGRFDLRVVGSPQEMEAFLREKQSAGETARMSAGYCWPWSDPRRDESLVPDVQVGDWARPWNVKSDRSVGEAPGSAFWATDPHGFGQVGCVYTAQGFEYEWSGVIIGPDLVARDGRLVTQRAESRDPAFRSRKALGDAEADRLIRNTYKVLMTRGMRGTLLYSTDAETRDWLRSLVRVERGLETIYERAARPPTV, encoded by the coding sequence TTGTCAGCGTTCCGCACCTCCGCCGACGGTCTGCTCCGCTATCGGAACCGTGGCGACCTCGCCGATCGGATCGCGGAGCGCATCGGGCACAACGTGGGAGCCGCCGAACGACGATCCTGGGACCGCAGCCTGGCCGTGCTCGGGCAGGACCTCGTCGATGCCGGTCTCGGGCAGGTCGAAGTGCTGGTGGAGTACCAACTCCCGTTGACCAGCAAGCGGATCGACGTGGTTCTCGCCGGTACCCATCCGAGGGTCGGCGGCGACTCCTACGTGGTGGTCGAGCTGAAGCAGTGGTCCCGAGTCGAGTCCTACGAGGGATCCGCGCGGCTCGTCCTGGTCGAGCACGCGTCCGGTCCCCGGTTACACCCCGGCGTGCAGGTCGAGGACTACTGCGAATACCTGACCGACTTCCTCGGTGTCCTCTCGCACGGCCGCAGCCCGATCGCCGGTGTCGCCTACCTGCACAACGCGGTCGATCGCGACGTGGCCGACCTGTACGAGCGCGAGCCGACCGAGCTGAGCCGGATCTTCACCGGCCAACGTCGCGGCCAGTTCCTCGACCACCTCCGCAGCCACCTCGCGCCCGCATCGGGAGCGGCCGCCGCCGACCGCTTCCTCACCAGCTCCGTGCGCCCGAGCAGGCACCTCCTCTCGTACGCGGCGGCGGAGTTGAAGGAGCGGACTCACTTCACGCTGCTCGACGAGCAACGTCTGGCGTACGAACTGGTGTTGCACGCCGTGGAGCGGGCGCGCAGCGCGGACCGCAAGTCGGTCGTCGTGGTGTCCGGCGGGCCCGGCAGCGGCAAGAGTGTCATCGCGTTGTCCGTGCTGGGTGAGCTTGCCCGGCAACAGCGCGCGGTCATGCACACCACCGGCTCGCGGTCGTTCACGCAGACGCTTCGCCGTTACGCGGGTAAGGGCTCGACCCGGTTGAGGAATCTCTTCGGATACTTCAACAGCTTCATGGCGGCGGAGCGGAACGGCCTCGATGTGCTCATCTGCGACGAGGCGCACCGGATCCGGGAGACCTCCGTCAACCGGTTCACCCCCAGGGCCACCCGGGACCGGGCCCGCCCGCAGATCGACGAGCTGATCGCCGCGGCGCGCGTGCCGGTGTTCCTGCTCGACGAGCACCAGGTGGTCAAGCCCGGAGAACTGGGCAACGTCGAGGTCATCTCGGCGCATGCGAAGAAGCTCGACCTCGACGTCGAACTGGTGTCGCTGCATGACCAGTTCCGCTGCGGCGGCAGCGACGCGTACGAGGGGTGGGTCCTCGATCTGCTCGGCCTCGACGGCGGTGAGCCGTCGGTGTGGGCTGGCGACGGACGCTTCGACCTTCGGGTGGTGGGGTCTCCTCAGGAGATGGAGGCATTCCTGAGGGAAAAGCAGTCGGCCGGGGAGACGGCTCGCATGTCGGCCGGATACTGCTGGCCGTGGAGTGATCCGCGCCGGGATGAGTCACTGGTCCCGGATGTTCAGGTCGGCGACTGGGCGCGTCCGTGGAACGTCAAGAGTGACCGCAGTGTCGGAGAGGCGCCGGGCAGCGCGTTCTGGGCCACCGATCCCCACGGCTTCGGGCAGGTGGGGTGCGTCTACACCGCCCAGGGATTCGAGTACGAGTGGTCCGGCGTCATCATCGGACCGGATCTCGTCGCGCGAGATGGGAGGCTGGTCACCCAGCGGGCGGAGTCCAGGGACCCGGCGTTCCGGAGCCGTAAGGCACTCGGTGACGCCGAGGCGGACCGCCTGATCCGGAACACCTACAAGGTGCTGATGACCCGAGGCATGCGCGGCACCCTGCTCTACTCGACGGACGCCGAGACGCGGGACTGGCTGAGATCACTGGTCCGGGTGGAACGCGGCCTGGAAACGATCTACGAACGAGCAGCGCGCCCGCCGACTGTCTGA
- a CDS encoding DUF6817 domain-containing protein, whose translation MSADVEVRAWLRDRGAESIDHPGGTLYPHLCRVRHRLAELGQAPDVQLAGLAHAAYGTDGFDVALLDHTDRGPLRDLIGVDAEDLVYLYGSCDRKRSWQQLATTGTVYDRFTGRVVSVGADRLTPLVDLSIVNELDVVEHLASVSDAHVAYLRKLFAVWSPAASAAVRGEVRRVLAG comes from the coding sequence ATGAGCGCCGACGTCGAGGTGCGCGCGTGGCTCCGCGACCGGGGAGCCGAGAGCATCGACCATCCCGGCGGTACCCTCTACCCCCACCTGTGCCGGGTGCGGCACCGCCTCGCCGAACTGGGCCAGGCACCGGACGTGCAGCTGGCCGGGCTGGCGCACGCCGCCTACGGCACCGACGGCTTCGACGTCGCGCTGCTCGACCACACCGACCGCGGTCCGCTGCGGGACCTGATCGGAGTCGATGCCGAAGACCTGGTCTACCTGTACGGCTCGTGCGACCGGAAGCGGTCGTGGCAGCAGCTCGCCACCACCGGGACGGTGTACGACCGTTTCACCGGGCGGGTCGTGAGCGTGGGCGCCGACCGGCTGACTCCGCTGGTGGATCTGAGCATCGTCAACGAGCTGGACGTGGTCGAGCACCTGGCGTCGGTGTCGGACGCGCACGTGGCGTACCTGCGGAAGCTGTTCGCGGTCTGGTCGCCGGCGGCGTCCGCGGCCGTGCGCGGCGAGGTACGGCGGGTGCTCGCCGGATAG